DNA sequence from the Rhizobium lusitanum genome:
ATACAATACCGGTACCAGCACATACGTGACCTTGGATGACCTGGCGGAAATGGTGAAAAAGGGAGAGGAATTTACCGTCCAGGATGCGAAAAGCGGCGACGACATCACGCATTCGGTCCTGACGCAGATCATTTTCGAACAGGAATCGAAAACCGGAAACACGCTCCTGCCGATCTCCTTCCTTCGGCAGCTGATCGGCTTTTACGGCGATCAGATGCAGGTGGTCGTACCGAGTTTTCTTGAGCACTCCATGCGCTCCTTCACCGAGCAGCAGGTGCAGATGCGTGAACAGATGAACCGCGCCTTCGGCGAGACGCCGCTCGTCAAGAACCTGCAACTGCCGATCCAGATCGTCGAGGAACAGGTGCGCCGCAACACCGAAATGTTCCAGCAGGCCATGCAGATGTTCTCGCCCTTCATGAAGCCGCCGGCAAAAGAAAGCCGCAAGGCGGAGGCCAAGGACATCGACGAGTTGAAAGAACAGCTCCGCGCGATGCAGAGCAAGCTGGATAGCTTGTGAGCTAAGGTAGCGCGCGAGAAAATCGGCCCTAAATTTGCGGAGAGTGCATACCCCCCCTCTGTCACTGACGTGACATCTCCCCCACAAGGGGGGAGAT
Encoded proteins:
- the phaR gene encoding polyhydroxyalkanoate synthesis repressor PhaR yields the protein MAKNEGQIVIKKYANRRLYNTGTSTYVTLDDLAEMVKKGEEFTVQDAKSGDDITHSVLTQIIFEQESKTGNTLLPISFLRQLIGFYGDQMQVVVPSFLEHSMRSFTEQQVQMREQMNRAFGETPLVKNLQLPIQIVEEQVRRNTEMFQQAMQMFSPFMKPPAKESRKAEAKDIDELKEQLRAMQSKLDSL